A region of Rhodamnia argentea isolate NSW1041297 chromosome 9, ASM2092103v1, whole genome shotgun sequence DNA encodes the following proteins:
- the LOC115742924 gene encoding probable F-box protein At4g22030: MLSLQASYDPLASPSQLCRRKINRVAVEATPLLGAGLSSTGSAKELVNASECEVAMNTCDPLVLAKLYTVVDALGDRVRMHKNIGEQRDNWNSLFLISVNMMMLTAAIVVGMATVSSVSNDRARHLALKATSTVLYLAAAVMLVMVNVIQPSQLAEEQRNAARLFKQLRDQVRTRLSIGNPSIMDVDEAMEKILALDKAYPLPLIGKMLEKFPKKIEPAVWWPQISRQRAGGIRLGGKKTGNGWSEKLEDGMRDIVGVLRRKDSEDYSRLSKKALKMNKVLAISGPVLTILAAFGSLMVGFPHRSWASVMGMVCGALACIVNTIGHGGQVGMVFEMYRNNAGFFKLVEENIESNLSERDAERREDGDILRLKVALQLGRNFSELEKLGKSLSSDGEAIEEFASKLF; this comes from the coding sequence ATGTTGAGCCTTCAAGCTTCATATGATCCATTGGCTTCGCCGTCGCAGTTATGCAGGCGAAAAATTAACCGAGTTGCAGTCGAGGCCACACCTCTCTTGGGTGCCGGTCTCTCGAGCACAGGCTCTGCCAAGGAACTGGTCAATGCAAGTGAATGCGAAGTGGCAATGAATACTTGCGACCCTCTTGTCCTTGCCAAGCTTTATACAGTAGTAGATGCTCTTGGTGACAGAGTGAGGATGCATAAGAACATTGGAGAGCAAAGAGATAACTGGAACTCTCTCTTCCTGATCTCCGTCAACATGATGATGCTCACCGCCGCTATTGTTGTGGGCATGGCCACCGTTAGTTCTGTATCAAATGATCGAGCGAGACACCTGGCGCTCAAAGCCACCTCAACAGTACTGTACTTAGCAGCTGCAGTGATGCTGGTGATGGTGAACGTGATCCAACCATCCCAACTGGctgaagaacagagaaatgcCGCTAGGCTATTCAAGCAACTCCGGGATCAGGTCCGCACAAGGCTCTCTATTGGCAATCCGAGCATCATGGACGTCGATGAAGCGATGGAGAAAATCTTGGCATTGGACAAGGCATACCCGCTCCCTCTAATAGGAAAAATGCTGGAGAAGTTCCCAAAGAAGATTGAACCTGCCGTTTGGTGGCCACAAATAAGCCGGCAACGGGCTGGAGGGATCAGGCTAGGAGGCAAAAAGACTGGGAACGGATGGAGCGAAAAGTTGGAAGATGGAATGAGAGACATCGTCGGAGTGTTGAGGAGGAAGGACTCAGAAGATTATTCAAGACTGAGCAAAAAGGCCTTGAAAATGAACAAGGTATTGGCGATTTCAGGTCCTGTGTTGACAATACTTGCTGCTTTTGGGTCTCTAATGGTGGGATTTCCTCACCGTTCATGGGCAAGTGTGATGGGGATGGTGTGTGGTGCATTGGCATGCATTGTGAACACGATAGGACATGGAGGGCAAGTTGGGATGGTGTTTGAGATGTATAGGAACAATGCTGGTTTCTTTAAGCTCGTGGAAGAGAACATAGAGTCTAATCTTAGTGAAAGAGATGCTGAGAGAAGAGAGGATGGGGACATATTGAGATTGAAGGTGGCTCTCCAGCTAGGAAGGAATTTCTCAGAACTTGAGAAATTGGGCAAATCATTGTCAAGTGATGGGGAGGCCATTGAAGAATTTGCAAGCAAGCTGTTTTGA